A stretch of the Oenococcus sp. UCMA 16435 genome encodes the following:
- the rsmI gene encoding 16S rRNA (cytidine(1402)-2'-O)-methyltransferase, with protein MEQKSFQTSEYGKLYLVPTPIGNLDDMTIRSISTLKEVDLIAAEDTRHSGILLQHFQIKKDLISLHEHNYAQRVPELIDKLKKGFSIAQISDAGMPSISDPGHELVLAAIRNEIDVISLPGPSAGITALIASGLPADKFTFIGFLSKKDSEQKKELKELISLDSTLIFYESPFRVGKTLENIRLIFGEKTKVVLARELTKKFESYYRGDIIQTLNFIKDNRPRGEFVLLIRKIREPAVLSRASIVQLIDKRIASGTKPIDAIKAVAKISGLIRADVYEIYHKEKNDV; from the coding sequence ATGGAACAGAAAAGTTTTCAAACAAGTGAATATGGAAAACTATATTTGGTACCGACACCGATAGGGAATCTTGACGATATGACTATTAGATCTATTTCGACGCTCAAAGAAGTCGATTTGATTGCTGCTGAAGATACACGGCATTCGGGAATTCTTCTTCAACATTTTCAAATTAAAAAAGATTTAATTAGTTTGCATGAGCATAATTATGCTCAACGAGTCCCGGAATTAATTGATAAATTGAAAAAAGGTTTTAGTATTGCTCAGATATCCGATGCCGGCATGCCATCGATTTCCGATCCCGGTCATGAATTGGTCTTAGCGGCAATTCGAAACGAAATTGACGTAATTAGTTTGCCAGGGCCTTCGGCTGGTATTACAGCTTTGATCGCAAGTGGGCTTCCAGCTGATAAATTTACTTTTATTGGTTTTTTATCAAAAAAAGATTCCGAACAAAAAAAAGAATTAAAAGAATTAATTTCTTTGGATTCGACATTAATTTTTTACGAATCTCCATTTCGAGTTGGCAAAACTTTGGAAAATATTCGCCTAATTTTCGGTGAAAAAACCAAAGTTGTTTTGGCAAGAGAATTAACAAAAAAATTTGAATCTTATTATCGCGGAGATATTATTCAAACATTGAATTTTATAAAAGATAATCGTCCACGAGGAGAATTTGTTTTATTGATTAGAAAGATTCGCGAACCAGCCGTACTTTCAAGGGCTTCGATTGTCCAACTGATCGATAAAAGAATTGCTTCCGGAACTAAGCCGATTGATGCAATTAAGGCGGTTGCAAAGATATCGGGCCTAATTAGAGCCGATGTTTATGAAATTTACCATAAGGAGAAAAACGATGTCTAA
- a CDS encoding redox-sensing transcriptional repressor Rex — MTADTQIPRATAQRLPIYYYYLSSLHEAGIKRINSTEISEAIKFDAATVRRDFSYFGALGKRGFGYDVSALLDFFSKILSQDKLNKVAVIGTGNLGQALMKYNFVHSSNIQIVMGFDVDPKKKELKIGNGKGETIPVYSISDLKSTLNKENITIAILTVPEKSAQEVTDQLVDAGIKGILNFSPIRITVPNSVRVQNVDLTTGMQTLIYFVDNFKNIKSAK; from the coding sequence ATGACTGCTGATACACAGATACCACGCGCTACCGCTCAGCGTTTACCAATTTATTATTATTATTTATCTTCACTGCATGAGGCAGGAATAAAAAGAATTAATTCAACGGAAATTTCCGAGGCAATTAAGTTTGATGCAGCTACTGTCCGTCGTGATTTTTCGTATTTCGGGGCTCTTGGAAAACGCGGCTTTGGTTACGATGTCTCAGCCTTGCTTGATTTTTTTAGTAAAATTTTGTCTCAAGACAAACTTAACAAGGTAGCCGTCATTGGGACTGGTAATTTAGGTCAGGCTTTAATGAAATATAACTTTGTTCATTCGAGCAACATTCAGATTGTAATGGGTTTTGACGTTGATCCGAAGAAAAAGGAACTTAAGATCGGCAACGGAAAAGGTGAAACAATCCCGGTCTATTCGATCAGTGATTTAAAAAGCACGTTAAATAAAGAGAATATTACTATCGCTATTTTAACGGTCCCTGAAAAATCTGCTCAAGAAGTGACTGACCAATTGGTCGATGCGGGGATTAAAGGAATTCTGAACTTCTCTCCGATTAGAATTACGGTTCCAAATAGTGTCCGGGTGCAGAATGTTGATTTAACGACTGGAATGCAGACTTTGATTTACTTCGTTGATAATTTTAAAAATATTAAAAGTGCTAAATAA
- a CDS encoding dTMP kinase has product MKTGFFITIEGPDGAGKTSLLNNLMPALRDIFGDNLVETREPGGVRISEAIRKIVLGIKYPEMNRRTEALLFAAARAQHMVEKIEPALAEGKIVLSDRFVDSSIAYQGGGRGLGIEAVSKINKFATNGLRPNLTLLLDLPSEVGISRIMKHRVNEVNRLDKDRLIFHKKVRRTYLQLAKDQPNRIKVIDATQSPEKIAINALQLIQESLKGWI; this is encoded by the coding sequence ATGAAGACGGGATTTTTTATTACGATTGAAGGACCGGATGGTGCTGGGAAGACAAGCCTGTTGAATAATTTAATGCCGGCTCTTAGAGATATTTTCGGCGACAATTTGGTTGAAACGAGAGAACCCGGCGGCGTTAGAATTTCCGAGGCAATTCGAAAAATTGTCCTAGGGATTAAATATCCGGAAATGAATCGACGTACAGAAGCTCTTTTGTTCGCGGCTGCTCGTGCGCAGCATATGGTTGAAAAAATTGAACCGGCTTTGGCAGAAGGAAAAATTGTTTTGTCGGACCGCTTTGTTGATTCATCAATTGCCTATCAAGGTGGCGGACGTGGATTGGGAATTGAAGCAGTTAGCAAAATTAATAAGTTTGCTACTAATGGACTCCGGCCAAATTTAACATTATTGCTGGATCTTCCAAGCGAAGTTGGAATTTCGAGAATTATGAAGCATCGCGTTAATGAAGTTAATCGTTTGGACAAAGATCGACTTATTTTTCATAAAAAAGTTCGGCGGACCTATTTGCAACTTGCCAAGGATCAGCCAAATCGGATAAAAGTTATTGATGCTACGCAAAGTCCTGAAAAAATAGCTATTAATGCTTTACAATTAATTCAAGAAAGTTTGAAAGGTTGGATATGA
- the recR gene encoding recombination protein RecR: MQYPEAIAKLIESYSKLPGIGRKSATRLAFYTLGMSDDDVKNFAKSLAASKSDLTFCRVCGFITAKDDDPCVICSDDSRDQSKIFVVENSQDEMAIENTHDYRGLYHVLNGVLSPMEGRGPEDINITSLITRLSDHSEVKEVIVGLDASTEGEATTLYLARLIRPSGIKVTRLARGLSVGTNVDYADQLTLTQAVNGRTEI, translated from the coding sequence ATGCAGTATCCGGAAGCAATTGCGAAGTTAATTGAATCTTATAGTAAATTGCCGGGTATCGGCCGAAAATCGGCGACCCGTTTAGCTTTTTACACATTAGGAATGTCTGATGATGATGTTAAAAATTTTGCCAAAAGTCTGGCGGCCAGTAAATCAGATCTGACTTTTTGTCGGGTTTGCGGTTTTATTACTGCTAAAGATGATGATCCTTGTGTCATTTGCAGTGATGATTCGCGTGACCAAAGCAAAATTTTCGTCGTTGAAAATAGCCAAGATGAAATGGCAATTGAAAATACGCATGATTATCGTGGACTTTATCATGTTTTAAATGGTGTCTTATCACCGATGGAAGGACGTGGTCCAGAGGATATCAATATCACTAGTTTAATTACTCGTTTGTCTGATCATTCGGAAGTTAAAGAAGTAATTGTTGGTTTGGATGCTTCGACGGAAGGCGAGGCAACGACTCTTTACCTAGCCCGTTTAATCAGACCGTCCGGAATTAAGGTCACTCGATTGGCACGTGGCCTTTCGGTTGGCACAAATGTTGATTATGCTGATCAATTAACGCTTACACAAGCAGTGAATGGGAGGACGGAAATATGA
- the tsaD gene encoding tRNA (adenosine(37)-N6)-threonylcarbamoyltransferase complex transferase subunit TsaD — MNKMADDIILAFESSADETSAAVVKNGNTILSNVVATQIASHQRFGGIVPEVASRHHLEWINRVTKEALEKADINYPEQQLSAVAATYGPGLVGSLLVGFMAGKTFAMVNHLPFIAVNHLAGHISAANFVKPTIYPALAIMVSGGHTELLWMEKENSFQIIGTTLDDAAGEAFDKVGRILGLKYPAGKEIQGMAGRGKAVIKFPIAHTEDDFDFSFSGLKSSVLNYVHHNEQISKEFNKDDVAASFQKAVVEAITEKSKLAVEKFQPKQLLLGGGVAANLALRTAVENLSKEYKIEFTEAPIELSGDNAAMIGAAAHLNYKQQLFATLDLNVDPSLNFARM, encoded by the coding sequence ATGAATAAGATGGCAGATGATATAATCTTGGCTTTTGAATCGTCGGCTGACGAAACAAGCGCGGCGGTTGTTAAAAACGGTAATACTATTTTAAGTAACGTTGTTGCAACCCAGATTGCCAGCCATCAACGATTTGGCGGGATCGTTCCGGAAGTTGCCAGTCGTCATCATCTCGAATGGATTAATCGAGTGACTAAAGAGGCTTTGGAAAAGGCCGACATTAATTATCCCGAGCAGCAACTATCCGCTGTAGCAGCTACTTATGGACCGGGATTGGTTGGTTCTTTATTAGTTGGTTTTATGGCGGGAAAAACATTTGCAATGGTTAATCATTTACCTTTTATTGCTGTTAATCATTTGGCTGGTCATATTAGTGCGGCAAACTTTGTTAAACCAACAATTTATCCAGCATTGGCAATTATGGTTTCCGGAGGTCATACGGAATTACTTTGGATGGAAAAGGAAAACTCTTTTCAAATTATCGGTACAACTCTTGATGATGCTGCCGGTGAAGCTTTTGACAAAGTGGGACGAATTCTTGGCCTTAAATACCCAGCTGGTAAAGAAATTCAGGGAATGGCTGGCCGCGGTAAAGCTGTTATTAAATTTCCAATTGCACATACCGAAGACGATTTTGATTTTTCTTTTTCCGGTTTGAAATCATCTGTATTAAACTACGTTCATCATAACGAGCAAATTTCAAAAGAATTCAATAAAGACGATGTTGCTGCAAGTTTTCAAAAAGCAGTTGTTGAAGCAATTACTGAAAAGAGCAAATTGGCAGTTGAAAAATTTCAACCAAAACAGTTGCTGCTTGGCGGCGGCGTCGCTGCCAATCTAGCTTTGCGAACCGCTGTTGAAAATTTGTCAAAAGAGTATAAAATTGAGTTTACCGAAGCGCCAATTGAATTATCCGGTGACAATGCGGCAATGATTGGCGCGGCTGCTCATCTTAACTACAAACAACAATTATTTGCTACACTTGATTTGAACGTTGATCCATCTTTAAATTTCGCAAGAATGTGA
- the galE gene encoding UDP-glucose 4-epimerase GalE — MNVLVTGGAGYIGSHTVDRLLAHGDQVTVVDNLWTGHRQAVPDQVKFYEADVRDKAALKKIFDENSFDAVAHFAALTQVGESMKKPLFYFDNNTFGVISLLEAMRDHDVKKIVFSSSAATYGVPKHNPITEDEIQKPINPYGLTKLQMEQIMDWSDRAYGIKGVALRYFNVAGAKADGSIGEDHNPETHMIPNILMVAQGKKDKMVIFGDDYNTPDGTNVRDYVHVVDLADAHVLALEYLQRENKSNRFNLGTETGMSNKQLINAAKKVTGIDFKVEVGPRRGGDPDALVASPKKAKEVLGWNPKLSNVEDEIKSAWNWMTKHPNGYDDKK; from the coding sequence ATGAATGTATTAGTTACAGGCGGCGCCGGATATATTGGTTCTCATACTGTTGATCGTTTGCTTGCTCATGGTGATCAGGTAACGGTTGTGGACAATCTTTGGACTGGCCATCGCCAGGCAGTTCCGGATCAGGTTAAATTTTACGAAGCTGATGTCCGTGATAAAGCAGCTCTCAAAAAAATTTTTGATGAGAACAGTTTTGATGCAGTTGCTCATTTTGCCGCTCTAACACAGGTTGGCGAGTCGATGAAGAAACCACTTTTTTATTTTGATAATAATACTTTTGGCGTTATTTCTTTGCTTGAAGCAATGCGCGATCACGATGTTAAAAAAATTGTTTTTTCTTCGTCCGCTGCGACATATGGTGTTCCAAAACATAACCCAATTACCGAAGATGAAATACAAAAGCCGATTAATCCTTATGGATTAACAAAATTACAGATGGAACAAATTATGGATTGGTCCGATCGGGCCTATGGAATCAAAGGAGTTGCCCTTCGATATTTTAACGTTGCCGGAGCGAAAGCTGATGGTTCAATTGGTGAAGATCATAATCCAGAAACACATATGATCCCTAATATTTTAATGGTCGCTCAGGGAAAGAAAGACAAAATGGTTATTTTTGGGGATGACTATAATACCCCTGATGGAACAAATGTCCGTGATTACGTACACGTCGTTGATTTAGCGGATGCCCATGTACTGGCTTTGGAATATTTGCAACGAGAAAATAAATCCAACCGCTTCAATTTAGGAACGGAAACAGGCATGTCGAATAAACAGTTAATTAATGCTGCCAAGAAAGTTACGGGGATTGATTTTAAAGTTGAAGTCGGTCCACGCCGCGGCGGTGATCCGGACGCTTTGGTTGCCAGCCCAAAGAAGGCCAAAGAAGTTCTTGGTTGGAATCCTAAATTAAGTAATGTTGAAGATGAAATCAAATCAGCTTGGAATTGGATGACTAAACATCCAAATGGGTACGATGATAAAAAATAA
- a CDS encoding acyl-ACP thioesterase has product MSKIYSEELYIQDFYCDRTAKLSLPMITELAISASSKQTVEMGIGMQRLVESNHGWILLQYDIKINRRPDLGEKIKITTDPKRHNRFFAFRDFDFFDQDGNVLIHIDSLWAMIDLKRRRLVSLDPEFVEPLKGDLVDHLERLESPADLDRSFNGGPISVEEIKANYFDIDTNQHVNNSNYLKFFLIPVEENFLLKHEPKRILIKYVKEVRLNQSVVSKAQFTGPLHSIHEISDDSLINAQAEIEWSEVE; this is encoded by the coding sequence ATGTCTAAAATTTATTCCGAAGAACTTTATATTCAGGACTTCTATTGTGATCGAACAGCGAAACTTTCTTTACCGATGATCACGGAATTGGCAATTTCGGCTAGTTCTAAACAGACTGTTGAAATGGGAATCGGCATGCAACGACTTGTCGAGTCTAATCATGGATGGATTTTGTTGCAGTATGATATTAAAATTAATCGCCGTCCTGATTTAGGTGAAAAAATCAAGATTACAACTGATCCAAAAAGACATAATCGTTTTTTTGCTTTTCGTGATTTTGATTTTTTTGATCAAGACGGAAATGTTTTGATTCATATAGATTCCTTGTGGGCGATGATTGATTTGAAGCGCCGCCGTTTGGTTAGCCTTGATCCTGAATTTGTAGAACCGTTGAAGGGCGATCTTGTAGATCATCTTGAAAGGTTGGAAAGCCCAGCCGATCTTGACCGAAGTTTTAACGGAGGGCCGATTTCAGTCGAGGAAATTAAAGCGAATTATTTTGATATTGATACCAATCAGCATGTTAACAATTCTAATTATTTAAAGTTCTTTTTAATTCCTGTCGAAGAGAATTTTTTGTTGAAACATGAACCCAAACGAATTTTAATTAAATACGTCAAGGAAGTTAGATTAAATCAATCGGTTGTTTCAAAAGCTCAATTTACCGGTCCTTTACATAGCATTCACGAAATATCCGATGATTCGCTGATTAATGCTCAAGCAGAAATTGAGTGGTCGGAAGTTGAGTGA
- a CDS encoding co-chaperone GroES yields the protein MIKPLGDRIVLSIDQPEEEKVGGILIANNAKEKPVMGSVVAISETSIGDSKAPKSVKVGDKVMFDKYAGSQVTIDGEDYLIVHEKDILGVL from the coding sequence ATGATCAAACCATTAGGCGATCGAATTGTTCTTAGTATTGACCAACCGGAGGAAGAAAAGGTTGGCGGAATTTTAATTGCAAATAATGCCAAAGAAAAACCAGTTATGGGTTCTGTTGTGGCAATTTCGGAGACGAGTATTGGAGATTCAAAAGCTCCTAAGTCTGTTAAAGTCGGCGATAAAGTTATGTTTGATAAATACGCCGGTTCGCAAGTTACGATTGACGGGGAAGATTACCTCATTGTTCACGAAAAAGATATTTTGGGGGTATTGTAA
- the rimI gene encoding ribosomal protein S18-alanine N-acetyltransferase has translation MFLKSKKIEGFSEHQIEIAKKQILIRQVDLEDTKKLVAIEEAVYTGSAPWNQFAFVSEINQSRGNLYLSSNVDGQAIAFIGLSHRKRQQDLHITNIAVLPIWQNKGLGSYLIKFAGELAKENKLGTLSLEVRRSNYKARKLYEKIGFKKIQELLNYYDDDHEDAIEMEWCL, from the coding sequence ATGTTTCTGAAGTCTAAAAAAATTGAGGGTTTTAGCGAGCATCAGATCGAGATCGCAAAAAAGCAAATTTTAATTCGCCAGGTTGATTTGGAAGACACGAAAAAATTAGTTGCAATTGAAGAGGCTGTTTATACTGGTTCGGCACCTTGGAATCAATTTGCTTTTGTTTCGGAAATTAATCAAAGCCGCGGTAATTTATATCTATCATCTAATGTTGATGGACAGGCGATTGCTTTTATTGGTCTTTCTCATCGCAAGCGGCAGCAGGATTTGCACATTACAAATATTGCCGTGCTTCCGATTTGGCAAAACAAAGGGCTTGGCAGTTATTTGATTAAGTTTGCCGGTGAATTGGCTAAGGAAAATAAATTGGGAACTTTGTCTTTGGAAGTCCGTCGTTCAAACTACAAGGCGCGTAAGCTCTATGAAAAAATTGGTTTTAAAAAGATTCAAGAATTACTCAATTATTATGACGATGATCACGAGGACGCAATTGAGATGGAATGGTGTTTATGA
- the groL gene encoding chaperonin GroEL (60 kDa chaperone family; promotes refolding of misfolded polypeptides especially under stressful conditions; forms two stacked rings of heptamers to form a barrel-shaped 14mer; ends can be capped by GroES; misfolded proteins enter the barrel where they are refolded when GroES binds): MAKEVRFSEDARSRMQAGIDKLADAVKTTIGPKGRNVVLEQSYGTPTITNDGVTIAKAVELDDHYENMGAKLVTEAASKTNDVAGDGTTTATVLTQAIVNEGLKNVTAGANPVGIRSGIEKATSAAVAGLKKNSHEVKDSSSIQQIASISAANEETGKLIADAMEKVGHDGVITIEESKGIETELDVVEGMQFDRGYMSQYFVTDNDKMETNLDNPYLLITDQKIGNVQDILPVLQSVVEQGRSLLIIADDITGEALPTLVLNKLRGTFNVAAVKAPGFGDRRKDQLQDIAILTGATVVTEDLGLQLKDVTIDQLGQANRISITKDKTTIVEGKGDKTALADRIKSIRQEIDSTTSDFDREKLQERLAKLAGGVAVVRVGAATETELKEKKYRIEDALNATRAAVEEGFVAGGGTAFVNVIPEVKKVVDELQGDAATGARIVLRALEEPLRQIVENAGLEGSVIAQHAKNEKLEVGYNAATSEWVNMIDAGIVDPTKVARSALQNAASVSAMILTTEAVVAELPKKDQPAAPAAPNAGGMPGMM; the protein is encoded by the coding sequence ATGGCTAAAGAAGTACGCTTTTCTGAAGATGCTCGCAGTCGTATGCAAGCTGGAATTGATAAATTAGCGGATGCTGTTAAGACGACAATTGGTCCTAAAGGACGTAATGTTGTTTTGGAGCAAAGTTATGGAACTCCGACAATTACCAATGATGGTGTCACAATTGCTAAAGCTGTTGAGTTGGATGACCATTATGAAAATATGGGTGCCAAGCTTGTTACTGAAGCAGCCTCGAAAACCAATGATGTTGCCGGTGATGGTACCACTACAGCAACCGTCTTAACTCAGGCTATTGTTAATGAAGGTTTAAAGAATGTGACTGCCGGTGCCAACCCGGTTGGTATTCGCAGTGGAATTGAAAAGGCAACCTCAGCTGCAGTTGCCGGTTTAAAGAAGAATTCTCACGAAGTTAAAGATTCTTCCTCTATTCAGCAGATTGCTTCAATTTCTGCTGCCAATGAAGAAACCGGTAAGCTGATTGCCGATGCCATGGAAAAAGTTGGTCATGATGGTGTCATCACGATTGAAGAATCCAAAGGTATCGAGACTGAATTGGATGTTGTTGAAGGCATGCAGTTTGATCGTGGATACATGAGCCAATACTTTGTCACTGATAATGACAAGATGGAAACAAATTTGGACAATCCATATCTTTTAATTACTGACCAAAAAATTGGTAACGTTCAAGACATTTTGCCAGTTTTGCAAAGTGTTGTTGAGCAAGGCCGTTCTCTTTTGATTATTGCTGATGATATTACTGGAGAAGCTCTTCCGACTTTGGTATTAAATAAATTGCGTGGAACCTTTAACGTTGCTGCTGTTAAAGCTCCTGGATTTGGTGACCGCCGTAAGGACCAGTTACAGGATATTGCAATCTTGACCGGTGCAACGGTTGTTACCGAAGACCTTGGTTTGCAACTTAAAGATGTAACCATTGATCAATTGGGCCAAGCTAACCGTATAAGTATCACAAAAGACAAAACCACAATTGTTGAAGGCAAAGGCGATAAGACAGCTTTGGCTGATCGGATTAAATCAATTCGTCAAGAAATTGATTCAACTACTTCTGACTTTGATCGCGAAAAGTTGCAGGAACGTCTTGCTAAATTAGCTGGTGGTGTCGCTGTTGTTAGAGTTGGTGCTGCTACTGAGACCGAATTGAAAGAAAAGAAATATCGGATCGAAGATGCCTTGAATGCTACTCGGGCAGCCGTTGAAGAAGGATTTGTTGCTGGTGGCGGAACCGCTTTTGTTAATGTAATTCCTGAAGTTAAGAAAGTTGTCGATGAATTACAAGGGGATGCCGCAACCGGTGCAAGGATTGTTCTTCGCGCCCTGGAAGAACCTTTACGCCAAATCGTTGAAAATGCTGGTTTGGAAGGATCAGTTATTGCTCAACATGCTAAAAATGAAAAACTCGAAGTTGGTTATAATGCTGCAACGAGTGAGTGGGTTAACATGATTGACGCCGGAATTGTTGATCCAACCAAAGTTGCTCGTTCTGCTTTGCAAAATGCCGCTTCTGTTTCAGCCATGATTTTGACCACTGAAGCAGTTGTTGCTGAGCTTCCTAAGAAGGATCAACCAGCTGCGCCAGCTGCTCCTAATGCC
- the tsaB gene encoding tRNA (adenosine(37)-N6)-threonylcarbamoyltransferase complex dimerization subunit type 1 TsaB has translation MKILAFDTSGSTLNVGVFDSTTGLFFVHNHDTDQARTHSMKILPAISELMKRAVWDYKDLNRIVVTAGPGSFTGLRIGATVAKILASQLSCDLVAVSTLFAISNSIKLSDEQFKVPLINARNHNVFASVYDQQGKVVISEKHWVFSKLLKQLPKNSCFIFEKDTADEFKNEIRDNDFNFIEQESNRLIDPEVLAKLSLRLPIVNPDHFVPNYLRKTAAEMNWEAKHPEAKDEEYTKYVSEV, from the coding sequence ATGAAAATTTTAGCTTTTGATACAAGTGGATCGACGTTAAATGTCGGTGTTTTTGATTCGACAACTGGTCTTTTTTTTGTACATAATCATGATACCGATCAGGCCAGAACACATTCAATGAAGATTTTACCGGCAATTTCCGAACTAATGAAAAGAGCAGTTTGGGATTACAAAGATTTGAATAGAATAGTTGTGACGGCGGGACCTGGTTCTTTTACCGGCTTAAGGATTGGGGCAACCGTTGCCAAAATTTTGGCCAGTCAACTTTCCTGCGATTTAGTTGCTGTTTCAACCCTTTTTGCAATTAGTAATTCGATAAAGCTTTCTGACGAACAATTTAAAGTTCCGCTGATTAACGCTCGTAACCATAATGTTTTTGCTTCGGTCTATGATCAGCAGGGCAAAGTAGTAATTTCTGAAAAACATTGGGTTTTTTCCAAATTATTAAAACAGTTGCCTAAGAACAGTTGCTTCATTTTCGAAAAAGATACTGCTGATGAGTTTAAAAACGAAATCAGGGATAATGATTTTAATTTTATCGAACAGGAATCTAACCGTTTAATTGATCCGGAAGTTTTAGCAAAATTAAGTTTGCGTTTGCCGATTGTTAATCCTGATCATTTTGTTCCTAATTACTTGCGGAAGACGGCTGCTGAAATGAATTGGGAAGCAAAACATCCGGAAGCAAAAGATGAGGAATACACTAAATATGTTTCTGAAGTCTAA